One part of the Olleya sp. YS genome encodes these proteins:
- the metK gene encoding methionine adenosyltransferase, with product MAYLFTSESVSEGHPDKVADQISDALIDNFLAFDKDSKVACETLVTTGQVVLAGEVKSNTYLDVQKIARDTINKIGYTKSEYMFDGNSCGVFSAIHEQSDDINRGVDRASKEEQGAGDQGMMFGYATRETENFMPLALDLSHKILLELAELRRENKDITYLRPDSKSQVTIEYSDDNVPQRIDAIVVSTQHDDFDAEENMLAKIKKDIVEILIPRVVAKLPETIKSLFNDNITYHINPTGKFVIGGPHGDTGLTGRKIIVDTYGGKGAHGGGAFSGKDPSKVDRSAAYATRHIAKNLVAAGVCDEILVQVSYAIGVVEPMGIFVDTYGTCPFNMTDGEIAEKVSKVFDMRPASIEARLKLRNPMYSETAAYGHMGRKNETVTKTFSQPNGEDVTLDVELFTWEKLDYVDKVKAEFGL from the coding sequence ATGGCGTATTTATTTACATCAGAAAGTGTGTCTGAAGGACATCCAGACAAAGTTGCAGATCAAATTAGTGATGCACTAATCGATAATTTTTTAGCGTTTGACAAAGACAGTAAGGTAGCTTGTGAGACCCTTGTCACTACTGGACAGGTTGTTTTAGCTGGCGAAGTAAAATCTAACACCTATTTAGACGTTCAAAAAATTGCGAGAGATACCATAAACAAAATTGGTTATACAAAAAGCGAATATATGTTTGATGGAAATTCTTGTGGTGTATTCAGTGCTATTCATGAGCAGTCGGACGATATTAATCGTGGAGTAGACAGAGCCAGTAAAGAAGAACAAGGTGCAGGTGACCAAGGAATGATGTTTGGATATGCTACTAGAGAGACTGAAAACTTCATGCCACTTGCTTTAGATTTATCTCATAAAATCTTATTAGAATTAGCAGAATTACGTCGTGAGAATAAAGACATTACTTACCTTAGACCAGATTCTAAAAGTCAGGTTACTATAGAGTATAGTGATGATAATGTCCCACAACGTATTGATGCAATTGTAGTTTCTACTCAACATGACGATTTTGATGCAGAAGAAAACATGCTTGCAAAAATCAAAAAAGATATAGTAGAGATTTTGATACCAAGAGTGGTTGCTAAATTACCTGAAACTATTAAATCGTTATTTAACGATAATATCACTTACCATATTAACCCAACAGGAAAATTTGTTATTGGTGGACCACATGGTGATACTGGGTTGACTGGTCGTAAAATTATTGTAGATACTTATGGCGGAAAAGGTGCCCATGGTGGTGGTGCGTTTTCTGGAAAAGACCCAAGTAAAGTAGATAGAAGTGCTGCGTATGCTACTAGACATATTGCAAAAAATTTAGTTGCTGCAGGTGTTTGTGATGAAATACTAGTACAAGTCTCTTACGCAATTGGTGTGGTTGAACCTATGGGAATATTTGTAGATACTTATGGGACTTGCCCATTTAATATGACCGATGGTGAAATTGCAGAAAAAGTTTCTAAAGTCTTTGATATGCGACCAGCATCTATTGAAGCGCGTTTAAAATTACGCAATCCAATGTACAGCGAAACAGCTGCTTATGGACACATGGGACGTAAAAACGAAACAGTAACAAAAACGTTTTCTCAACCTAATGGTGAGGATGTAACACTAGACGTTGAGCTATTTACGTGGGAAAAATTAGACTACGTTGATAAAGTAAAAGCTGAATTTGGCTTATAA
- the rsmG gene encoding 16S rRNA (guanine(527)-N(7))-methyltransferase RsmG — translation MELILKYFPDLTPLQIEQFKKLENLYKDWNLKINVVSRKDIDELYLRHVLHSLAIAKVIQFKAGSSMMDVGTGGGFPGIPLAILFPDCNFHLVDSINKKLNVVREVVAGLGLENVKVTHSRVEEIKETYDFIISRAVAAMPTFVHWIKGKVAKKQQNELKNGILYLKGGDLTEELQDYKTTTIYNISDFYKEDFFETKKVVHLPIKWKS, via the coding sequence ATGGAGCTGATTTTAAAGTATTTCCCTGATTTAACACCTTTACAAATAGAACAGTTTAAAAAACTAGAAAATTTGTACAAGGATTGGAACTTGAAAATTAATGTTGTGTCAAGAAAAGATATAGACGAGTTATATTTACGTCACGTCCTACATTCTCTAGCAATTGCTAAAGTTATCCAATTTAAAGCAGGTAGCTCTATGATGGATGTTGGTACTGGTGGAGGTTTTCCAGGAATACCATTAGCTATTTTATTCCCAGATTGTAACTTTCATTTAGTAGATAGTATCAATAAAAAATTAAATGTGGTACGAGAAGTTGTAGCTGGTTTAGGTTTAGAAAACGTAAAAGTCACACACAGTCGCGTAGAGGAGATTAAAGAAACCTATGATTTTATTATTAGTCGTGCAGTTGCAGCAATGCCAACTTTTGTACATTGGATTAAAGGCAAAGTGGCTAAAAAACAGCAAAACGAATTAAAAAATGGTATTTTATATCTTAAAGGAGGTGATTTAACAGAAGAATTACAAGATTATAAAACCACAACCATCTATAATATATCTGATTTTTACAAAGAAGATTTTTTTGAAACAAAAAAAGTAGTCCATTTACCTATTAAATGGAAATCATAA
- a CDS encoding acyl-CoA desaturase has product MTKQTLSFSRKDSAKFFRTLNKRVNDYFKDNNIKRTGDWRIWLKTIIMFTIFLAPYFLIMSLDLPGWAQLLLTVVMGIGMAGVGMNVMHDGNHGSFSNKEWINRLMGSSIYILAGNAYNWKVQHNVLHHTYTNIHGHDEDLEAGRILRFSKHSEWKKHHKFQHYYSVLLYGLLTINWAITTDFQQMKRYMKRKLAYGKLPNPIVNWSKLVISKIIYVSIWIIIPILFFDLAWWKILLGFFIMHYTAGLILSVVFQLAHVMDEAEMPLPEKDGTMKNTWAIHQLKTTVNFGAKSKIINWFTGGLNHQVEHHIFPHISHIHYGKIAEIVKSTAKEFNLPYNEYKTTRKAIAAHFKYLKEMGMKPATLQA; this is encoded by the coding sequence ATGACAAAGCAAACACTATCGTTTTCAAGAAAAGACTCTGCAAAATTCTTTAGAACATTAAATAAACGTGTAAACGATTACTTTAAAGATAACAACATAAAGCGTACAGGTGATTGGCGCATATGGTTAAAAACCATAATTATGTTCACTATATTTTTAGCACCTTACTTTTTAATCATGAGCCTTGATCTACCTGGTTGGGCACAATTACTTTTAACTGTAGTTATGGGAATTGGTATGGCAGGTGTCGGTATGAATGTGATGCATGATGGTAATCACGGTTCTTTTTCTAATAAAGAATGGATTAATCGTTTAATGGGAAGTAGTATATACATTTTAGCAGGAAATGCTTACAACTGGAAAGTTCAACACAATGTGTTACACCATACTTACACAAATATTCATGGACATGATGAAGATTTAGAAGCTGGAAGAATTTTACGTTTTTCTAAACATTCAGAATGGAAAAAACATCACAAATTCCAACATTACTATTCTGTGTTACTATACGGTTTACTAACAATAAATTGGGCCATTACAACAGATTTTCAGCAAATGAAACGTTATATGAAACGTAAATTAGCTTATGGTAAATTACCCAATCCAATAGTAAATTGGAGTAAGTTGGTAATTTCAAAGATTATCTATGTATCTATTTGGATAATAATTCCAATATTATTTTTTGACTTAGCATGGTGGAAAATTTTACTAGGCTTTTTTATTATGCATTACACTGCTGGTTTAATTTTAAGTGTTGTGTTTCAATTAGCACACGTTATGGATGAAGCTGAAATGCCATTACCAGAAAAAGATGGTACCATGAAAAATACTTGGGCCATTCACCAGTTAAAAACAACTGTAAATTTTGGTGCAAAAAGCAAAATTATTAATTGGTTTACTGGTGGATTAAACCATCAAGTAGAACATCATATTTTTCCGCATATTAGTCACATTCACTACGGAAAAATAGCAGAGATAGTAAAATCTACCGCTAAAGAATTTAATTTACCATACAACGAATATAAAACCACACGTAAAGCTATTGCTGCTCATTTTAAATATTTAAAAGAAATGGGAATGAAGCCAGCAACGCTACAAGCCTAA
- a CDS encoding pyridoxal phosphate-dependent aminotransferase translates to MSQPLSDRILNMSTSATLAMAAKARELRGEGKDIIGLSLGEPDFNTPDFIKDAAIQAINDNYNSYTPVDGYVELKEAIITKFKRDNNLTYTLPQIVVSTGAKQSLANVAGVLLNKGDEVILPCPYWVSYSDIVKLSEGVPVEVKTTIETDFKMTPAQLEAAITPKTKMIWFSSPCNPSGSLYSKAELEGLAKVLENHPDIYVVSDEIYEHINYTGKPHASMAQMPSMYDRTITVNGVSKAFAMTGWRIGYIGAPDWIARACNKMQGQITSGANCIAQRAVITALNADASVVDYMIDEFKVRRDLVLKLLNDVDGFKTNTPEGAFYVFPNVTHFFGKTLRGKTINNATDFSLYLLEEALVATVTGDAFGNPDCIRISYAASQDNIIEAIKRIKEAVS, encoded by the coding sequence ATGAGCCAACCACTTTCTGACCGTATTTTAAACATGTCTACTTCTGCGACTTTAGCTATGGCTGCCAAAGCTAGAGAGTTAAGAGGAGAAGGTAAAGACATTATTGGATTAAGCCTAGGAGAACCAGATTTTAACACTCCTGACTTTATAAAAGACGCAGCTATCCAAGCTATAAACGACAATTATAACTCGTACACACCTGTAGATGGATATGTCGAGTTAAAAGAGGCTATTATCACTAAATTTAAACGCGATAATAACTTAACATATACGCTTCCTCAAATTGTGGTTTCTACTGGAGCTAAACAAAGCCTAGCTAATGTTGCTGGTGTTTTGTTAAATAAAGGAGACGAGGTTATTTTACCTTGTCCATATTGGGTTAGTTACTCTGATATAGTAAAACTAAGTGAAGGAGTTCCTGTTGAAGTAAAAACGACTATTGAAACAGATTTTAAAATGACGCCTGCACAACTAGAAGCAGCCATCACACCTAAAACTAAAATGATTTGGTTTAGTTCACCTTGCAACCCAAGTGGTTCTTTATACAGTAAAGCAGAATTAGAAGGCTTGGCTAAAGTATTGGAAAATCACCCAGACATTTATGTGGTTTCAGATGAGATTTATGAGCACATTAACTACACAGGAAAACCACACGCAAGTATGGCTCAAATGCCTAGCATGTATGATCGTACCATTACAGTTAATGGTGTATCCAAAGCTTTTGCTATGACAGGTTGGCGAATTGGATATATTGGTGCTCCAGACTGGATTGCTCGTGCTTGTAACAAAATGCAAGGTCAAATTACAAGTGGTGCTAATTGTATTGCACAACGTGCTGTAATTACTGCTTTAAATGCTGATGCTAGTGTTGTAGACTATATGATTGACGAGTTTAAAGTACGTCGTGATTTAGTCCTCAAATTATTAAATGATGTAGACGGATTTAAAACCAACACACCTGAAGGTGCCTTTTATGTATTTCCAAATGTGACACACTTTTTTGGTAAAACCTTAAGAGGAAAAACTATTAATAATGCTACAGATTTCTCTTTATATTTATTAGAAGAAGCTTTAGTAGCAACAGTAACTGGTGATGCTTTTGGTAATCCTGATTGTATTAGAATAAGTTATGCAGCTTCTCAAGACAATATTATTGAAGCTATCAAGCGAATAAAAGAAGCTGTTAGCTAA
- a CDS encoding T9SS type B sorting domain-containing protein, with product MFCFVTKAQNETNHWYFGNYSGIDFNNGQFTTLSDGSMSTPAGCASISDSNGDLLFYTNGQTVWNKNHEVMTNGNDLNAEIENNQSCIIIPDPSDINNYYILTTRINPDYGGVFYSKVVFNAQNPLGFIFTKNNRITTTSTERITAVYSPETNSYKAVGLGKVGGSSEPTFNALFVINVGTLGTAPLNNITLENTITLQETYYTTLGPIKFSPNGQLIAIGDSSSSSSVYIYDFNPLTNSASYQQSFNAGYIFNPIPVEGLEFSADSEYLYITGNLFGTAYLHQYIVNSSASFNEKILLATSQSINFGALQLASDSKIYMANYATDSPYHLNTLGVIHSPEDPDDINFEPSSITLVNSASTKGLPNFVTSYFRNRIIAKDDCFYETIDFSLDAYGPITSANWEFGDGNTATGLNPSHQYTQSGTYIVRAVITVGTNQIELFKKIKAHPVATMTDGYTLSQCDIDNDGISNFNLTEAYNGLENGVRDNYQYQFYETQLDADNDTNPITNPEFYTNTSNPQELFLNITNEFGCVNIDSFYIEVQSQDLVVLDPYIVCEDSNDIYGDYIGRFNLADKIEELSTYFNLADDEYIRFHSTLEDALSNTNPLYFEYDTISTTLWIIVRKTNGDCGIIASMELQVNQPIEFDIEDSYQLCMLQPNPVLDGGVSNDSWKWQDTTSGAILSTQRFYELSNPGTYQLTVTKLENGLLCTKSKVFNVLAPVLPTFEVIEIDGTNLYISINGNSQYEFSLNNQNFFGQNTAYTFYDVEPGIIEIFVRDVNDCEQSIQTEVSFIYYPKFFTPNDDNKNDKWSVFGVNDNLYKKAEVTIFDRFGKKLYGFTLKTIHRGWDGMYNNVPLPNSDYWFKVTLVDQNDQVIESSGHFTLKR from the coding sequence ATGTTTTGTTTTGTTACTAAAGCACAAAATGAAACTAACCATTGGTATTTTGGTAATTATTCTGGAATCGATTTTAACAATGGGCAATTCACCACATTAAGTGATGGAAGCATGTCTACTCCTGCTGGTTGCGCAAGTATATCAGATAGTAATGGTGATTTATTATTCTACACCAATGGTCAAACCGTATGGAATAAAAACCACGAGGTTATGACTAATGGTAATGATTTAAATGCAGAGATTGAAAACAACCAATCTTGCATTATCATTCCTGATCCTAGTGATATAAATAATTACTATATCCTGACCACAAGAATTAACCCAGATTATGGAGGTGTTTTTTATTCTAAAGTAGTCTTTAATGCTCAAAACCCTTTAGGGTTTATTTTTACCAAAAATAATAGAATCACAACTACTTCTACCGAAAGGATAACTGCAGTATATTCGCCAGAAACCAATTCTTACAAAGCAGTTGGATTGGGTAAAGTAGGTGGTTCTTCAGAACCAACATTTAATGCTCTATTTGTTATAAACGTTGGCACTTTAGGCACTGCGCCTTTAAATAATATAACTTTAGAGAATACTATAACGCTTCAAGAAACTTACTATACTACTCTTGGTCCAATTAAATTTTCTCCAAATGGACAATTAATAGCTATTGGTGATAGTAGCAGCAGCTCTAGTGTATATATTTATGATTTTAATCCACTTACAAATAGCGCATCTTATCAACAAAGCTTTAATGCTGGTTATATTTTCAATCCTATTCCAGTTGAAGGACTAGAGTTTTCTGCAGATTCTGAATACCTTTATATCACTGGTAATTTATTTGGTACAGCTTATCTTCATCAATATATTGTCAATTCTTCAGCATCATTTAACGAGAAAATATTATTAGCCACTTCACAATCAATTAATTTTGGAGCTTTACAATTGGCAAGTGACTCAAAAATTTATATGGCTAATTATGCTACAGATTCGCCTTATCATTTAAATACTTTAGGTGTCATACATAGTCCAGAAGATCCTGATGATATTAACTTTGAACCTTCAAGTATTACGCTAGTAAACTCTGCTAGCACCAAAGGATTACCCAATTTTGTAACCTCTTATTTTAGAAATAGAATTATTGCAAAAGACGATTGTTTTTATGAAACCATAGATTTCTCATTAGATGCTTATGGACCAATAACAAGCGCTAACTGGGAATTTGGTGATGGCAATACTGCTACTGGATTAAACCCATCACATCAATACACACAATCGGGAACGTATATAGTAAGAGCTGTAATTACTGTTGGGACGAATCAAATAGAACTTTTCAAAAAAATTAAAGCTCATCCAGTTGCGACCATGACAGATGGTTACACATTATCTCAATGCGATATTGATAACGATGGAATATCAAATTTTAACTTAACAGAAGCTTATAACGGTTTAGAAAATGGTGTTAGGGATAATTATCAATATCAATTTTATGAAACGCAATTAGATGCAGATAATGACACTAACCCAATTACTAATCCAGAATTTTACACTAACACCTCTAATCCGCAAGAACTATTTTTAAATATCACTAATGAATTTGGTTGTGTAAATATAGATTCATTTTATATTGAAGTGCAAAGTCAAGACTTAGTGGTTTTAGACCCTTATATTGTTTGTGAGGATTCTAATGATATTTATGGTGACTATATTGGACGATTTAATTTAGCAGATAAAATAGAAGAATTAAGCACGTATTTTAATCTTGCTGATGACGAATATATAAGATTTCATAGCACTTTAGAAGATGCATTATCAAACACAAACCCGTTGTATTTTGAATATGACACAATAAGTACAACCCTTTGGATAATTGTTAGAAAAACTAATGGTGACTGTGGTATAATTGCGTCTATGGAATTACAAGTAAATCAACCCATAGAATTTGATATTGAAGACAGCTATCAACTATGCATGCTACAACCTAACCCTGTTTTAGATGGAGGAGTATCCAATGATTCATGGAAATGGCAAGACACTACATCTGGTGCAATACTATCTACACAACGATTTTATGAATTATCAAATCCAGGAACCTATCAACTTACTGTTACAAAATTAGAAAATGGATTACTGTGTACAAAGTCAAAAGTATTTAACGTATTAGCACCTGTTTTACCAACTTTTGAAGTAATTGAAATTGATGGCACCAACCTATATATTTCAATCAATGGAAATAGTCAGTATGAGTTTTCATTAAATAATCAAAATTTCTTTGGACAAAATACAGCATACACATTTTACGATGTAGAACCAGGAATTATTGAGATTTTTGTGAGAGATGTTAATGACTGTGAGCAATCTATACAAACGGAAGTGTCTTTTATATATTACCCAAAATTTTTCACTCCAAACGATGATAATAAGAATGATAAATGGTCTGTTTTTGGTGTCAACGACAACCTATATAAGAAAGCAGAGGTTACAATTTTTGATAGGTTTGGTAAAAAACTATATGGTTTTACATTAAAAACTATCCATCGAGGTTGGGATGGTATGTATAATAACGTTCCATTACCAAATTCTGACTATTGGTTTAAAGTTACACTAGTAGATCAAAACGATCAAGTCATTGAAAGTTCAGGACATTTTACTTTAAAACGTTAG
- a CDS encoding potassium transporter TrkG gives MGKRLRLNYKIILYFFGLLLVFNGGFILLSALVSLLYQDGVTLQLLLSGLGVLIFGLFGMLHHRNHNKEMNKREGYIVVAFGWIVMSLSGAIPYLATGSIPNFTDAFFETMSGFTTTGASILNDIEILPNGVLFWRSLTHWIGGMGIIVLAVAILPLLGIGGMQLFAAEAPGPNADKLHPRITDTAKRLWLIYFGYTAAETILLNIAGMSFFDAINHSMSTLSTGGFSTKNASIAFWNDRPMIQYIIIVFMFLAGTNFVLSYFAFKGKVQKIIKDEEFKLYFKFIAIFTLVAAILIYFRADVSVSSIAHPQVLGEGESAFRHGLFQVLAIITTTGFVTADYTLWTPFLVVFFFGLMFLGGSAGSTSGGVKVVRHLLLIKNGFLEFKRTLHPNAILPVRYNKRAVSGDIVFNILGFFILYMIAFIIGSLGFSMMQIDFESSVGIAASSLGNVGPALGDFGPVNNYASLPPIGKWWSAFLMLIGRLELFTVLILLTPFFWRNR, from the coding sequence ATGGGAAAAAGACTGCGTCTTAATTACAAAATTATATTATACTTTTTTGGACTACTACTAGTCTTTAATGGTGGTTTTATTTTGCTATCAGCTTTAGTAAGCTTGTTGTATCAAGACGGTGTGACCTTACAATTACTTTTGTCTGGTTTGGGTGTGCTAATTTTTGGATTGTTTGGAATGTTGCATCATCGTAACCACAACAAAGAGATGAACAAACGCGAAGGTTACATTGTTGTAGCTTTTGGATGGATAGTCATGTCTTTGTCAGGCGCGATACCTTATTTGGCAACTGGTAGCATACCTAATTTTACGGACGCCTTTTTTGAAACTATGTCAGGTTTTACAACCACAGGAGCTTCTATTTTAAATGATATTGAAATCTTGCCTAATGGTGTTTTATTTTGGCGAAGCTTAACCCATTGGATTGGAGGTATGGGAATAATTGTATTGGCTGTGGCTATTCTTCCGCTTTTAGGTATTGGAGGTATGCAGCTATTTGCTGCTGAAGCACCAGGACCAAATGCAGATAAATTACATCCTCGTATTACAGATACAGCTAAGCGCTTATGGTTAATCTATTTTGGGTATACTGCTGCAGAAACAATTTTACTTAATATCGCAGGAATGTCATTTTTTGACGCGATTAATCATTCTATGAGTACTTTGTCTACTGGAGGATTTTCTACTAAAAATGCCAGTATTGCGTTTTGGAATGATAGACCAATGATACAGTATATTATTATTGTTTTTATGTTTTTAGCAGGTACCAACTTTGTACTTAGTTATTTTGCTTTTAAAGGAAAAGTACAAAAAATTATAAAAGACGAAGAGTTTAAATTATACTTTAAGTTTATCGCTATTTTCACCTTAGTTGCTGCTATATTAATCTATTTTAGAGCTGATGTATCAGTTTCAAGTATTGCACATCCACAAGTTTTAGGTGAAGGCGAAAGTGCTTTTAGACATGGATTATTTCAAGTACTAGCAATTATAACTACAACTGGTTTTGTCACTGCAGATTATACGTTGTGGACTCCATTTTTAGTAGTGTTCTTTTTTGGATTAATGTTTTTGGGTGGTTCTGCTGGAAGTACGTCTGGAGGAGTTAAAGTAGTACGTCATTTACTGTTAATTAAAAATGGATTTTTAGAATTTAAACGTACGCTGCATCCCAATGCCATATTACCAGTCCGTTATAATAAAAGAGCAGTATCTGGAGACATTGTATTTAATATTCTAGGGTTTTTTATTTTGTACATGATTGCCTTTATAATTGGCTCATTGGGTTTTTCGATGATGCAAATTGATTTTGAATCTTCAGTTGGTATTGCAGCTTCTAGTTTAGGTAATGTAGGACCTGCTTTAGGAGATTTTGGACCAGTTAATAATTACGCGTCTTTACCACCAATTGGTAAATGGTGGTCTGCATTTTTAATGCTAATTGGTCGTTTAGAATTGTTTACTGTATTGATTTTGCTTACACCTTTCTTTTGGCGTAATAGATAA
- the trkA gene encoding Trk system potassium transporter TrkA, with protein sequence MKIIIAGAGEVGFHLAKLLSYESQEITLIDTDRDSLTYAENHLDIKVIKGDATSISVLKDARIDSADLLIGVTASETTNITVCVLAKQLGAKRTIARISNTEFITHKDEVGFTRFGIDELISPESLAASEIELLLNQSAFKDSYEFEGGALTMVSLSLSRTASFVGKTVKEAAQLFSEIHFVPIAIQRFGTQYTIIPRGDTEFREGDHVVFVTSEGGDDELCKMTGKSNTPIKDVMILGGSKIGFKTARDLSAGSFNVKLVESNKDIAFDLADDLPNVLVINGDGRNVELLEEESISEMDAFISVTGNSETNIMSCLMAKSKGVKKTIALVENMDYFELSQSIGIDTLINKKLLAANNIFRYIRKGEVVAMTKLNNMNAELLEFKVKATSKICNRLIKEVEFPRSAIVGGVIRNEEGLIALGDFRVEEGDYIVVCCLPRSIKEVEKLFL encoded by the coding sequence ATGAAAATAATTATTGCTGGAGCTGGTGAAGTTGGATTTCATTTAGCAAAATTATTGTCTTACGAGTCTCAAGAAATTACACTTATTGATACTGATAGAGACAGTCTTACCTACGCAGAAAACCATTTAGATATTAAGGTCATAAAAGGTGATGCTACGTCTATTAGTGTCTTAAAAGATGCTAGAATAGATTCGGCAGATTTACTAATTGGTGTCACTGCATCTGAGACGACTAATATTACCGTATGTGTTTTGGCTAAACAGTTGGGTGCAAAACGAACTATTGCTAGAATATCTAATACAGAATTTATTACACATAAGGATGAAGTTGGTTTTACTAGATTTGGTATAGACGAGTTAATTTCTCCTGAAAGTTTAGCAGCATCAGAGATAGAATTACTACTTAATCAATCTGCCTTTAAAGATAGTTACGAGTTTGAAGGTGGTGCTTTAACTATGGTGAGTCTAAGTTTGTCAAGAACTGCAAGTTTTGTTGGTAAAACGGTTAAAGAAGCTGCTCAATTGTTTTCAGAAATTCATTTTGTACCTATTGCTATTCAGCGATTTGGGACGCAATACACAATCATTCCAAGAGGTGATACCGAGTTTAGAGAAGGCGATCATGTGGTTTTTGTAACTAGCGAAGGTGGTGACGATGAATTGTGTAAAATGACAGGAAAATCCAATACACCAATCAAAGATGTCATGATTTTAGGTGGTAGTAAAATTGGGTTTAAAACAGCAAGAGACTTATCTGCAGGTAGCTTTAATGTTAAACTTGTAGAAAGTAATAAAGATATAGCTTTTGATCTCGCAGACGATTTGCCAAATGTGTTAGTTATTAATGGCGATGGTCGTAATGTAGAGCTTTTGGAAGAAGAAAGTATTAGCGAAATGGATGCATTTATTTCGGTTACAGGTAATTCTGAAACTAATATTATGTCTTGCCTAATGGCAAAATCCAAAGGTGTAAAAAAAACGATAGCTCTGGTAGAAAATATGGACTATTTTGAGTTGTCACAATCTATAGGTATTGATACACTAATTAATAAAAAGTTATTAGCAGCAAACAATATTTTTAGATACATCCGTAAAGGAGAAGTAGTGGCTATGACTAAACTAAACAACATGAATGCAGAGTTGTTAGAGTTTAAAGTAAAAGCAACGTCTAAAATTTGTAACCGACTAATTAAAGAAGTTGAGTTTCCACGTTCTGCAATTGTTGGAGGCGTTATAAGAAATGAAGAAGGTTTAATTGCACTTGGAGATTTTAGAGTAGAAGAAGGAGATTATATAGTAGTATGCTGTTTACCTCGATCTATTAAAGAGGTTGAAAAACTATTTTTATAA
- the ubiE gene encoding bifunctional demethylmenaquinone methyltransferase/2-methoxy-6-polyprenyl-1,4-benzoquinol methylase UbiE, which produces MLTKVNPYKNSDLGKKEQVTKMFDTISKEYDGLNRVISFGIDIKWRKKVVDLVKATQPKNILDIATGTGDLAINLAETSAEKIVGLDISSGMLEVGKQKIKAKNLDSKIEMIIGDSENMPFDDNTFDAITVAFGIRNFETLEKGLKDILRVLKPGGIFVILETSVPTKFPFKQGYQFHSKVILPTVGKLFSKDKTAYKYLSESANVFPYGEALNNILRNIGFINVTDMPQTFGVATIYKASK; this is translated from the coding sequence ATTTTGACAAAAGTAAATCCTTACAAGAATAGCGACTTGGGTAAAAAAGAGCAGGTAACCAAAATGTTTGATACCATTTCTAAAGAATATGATGGTTTAAACAGAGTTATCTCTTTTGGAATAGATATTAAATGGCGAAAAAAAGTTGTTGATTTAGTCAAAGCCACTCAACCTAAAAACATTTTAGATATAGCTACTGGAACTGGTGATTTAGCAATTAATTTAGCTGAAACAAGTGCTGAAAAAATAGTAGGCTTAGATATTAGTAGTGGTATGCTTGAGGTTGGAAAGCAAAAAATTAAAGCTAAAAATCTAGATAGCAAAATTGAAATGATTATTGGTGATTCCGAGAATATGCCTTTTGATGACAATACGTTTGATGCTATTACTGTTGCGTTTGGCATCCGTAATTTTGAAACTTTAGAAAAAGGATTAAAAGATATTTTACGTGTACTTAAACCTGGTGGTATTTTTGTAATACTAGAGACTTCCGTACCTACTAAATTCCCTTTTAAACAAGGGTATCAATTTCATTCTAAAGTTATTTTACCAACAGTTGGTAAATTATTTTCTAAGGACAAAACTGCTTATAAATATTTAAGCGAAAGTGCTAACGTTTTTCCTTATGGAGAGGCACTAAACAATATTTTACGTAATATTGGGTTTATAAATGTTACAGATATGCCTCAAACATTTGGTGTAGCTACAATTTACAAAGCATCAAAATAA